Genomic DNA from Frondihabitans sp. PAMC 28766:
GCTGCTCGAGGCGCTCGAGGATGGAGTGCAGCACGTCGGCGGTGGTCGGGTCTTCGTCGTCGACGTCGTCGTGCACCTTGCGCATCGTGTCGGTGGCCGAGTACATCCGCTCGACTATGAGGTCGACGACCGCGGTCGTCTCCACCGGACCCTCGGGGAACTCGGGGAGGCTGGTCTGCTTGGTCACGGTCGAGGACCGGCCGTCGGGCACGAGATAGACGGCGCGCATGCGTTCGGCGACCTCGTCCGAGAACCCGCGCGCGGCGTCGACTATCTCGTCGAGCTGCAGGTGCAGGTCACGGAAGTTCGAGCCCAGCAGGTTCCAGTGCGCCTGCTTGCCCTGGATGTGCAGTTCGATGAGGTCGACGAGCACGGCCTGCATGCTGTCGTGAAGTTTTCCGGAGCCTTGGAACATGGCTTCTCCTTTGCGATCGGGGGCCGGGGCGAACTCTCGCCGCCGACGTGACTCGGACGCTACGCGCGTGCCCTCCATCACCGCTCTGCGGATGTACCCCTGGCGGTGTAGTGTTCTCGCACACTGGCCTTGAGGGGGGCGGACCATGGCACGACCGACGATCCAGAGCGACGGGGCGGCGGGGCAGGTCGAATTCGACGATCGGGTGCCCACCTCGATCAAGAGGCTCGAGTGCGGCTTCACGAGTGCGTTTCACGCCGCAGACGCGGTGAAAGGCCTCAGCCTCGAGCACAAGGTGCGCGTCTTCGATGACGTCCTGGGGATGGTCACCGACGCCGCGAGCGCGGCCGCGCGCGAAGGACACGCCGACTGGGCGCTGCACGTGATCGCCGCCGCCGAAGACCGGCCCCCGCGCTGGGCCGACTACAGGGGCGAGTACTGGACGACGCTGCTCGACGCGGCGCGTGGCGCGGTCGTCGTCACCGACTGAGAGTCGTCGGCCCCGCGCGGCCTAGTCTCGAAGCATGCGTCGCGGTGGAGTCCTGCACTATGCCCGGATGCTGCCGTTCGACTACCAGTACGCGCTGCGCATCCACGCCCGCAGCCTGCTCGGCAGCTCGGTGCCCGCGGCGTATCGCGAGGGGGACGGCTTCCCGATCCTCCTGCTTCCCGGTGTCTACGAACGCTGGACGAGCCTCCGGTGGTTCGCCGACCGCATGAACGCCGAGGGCCACCCGATCGTCGTGGTGCCGGGGATGGCGCACAACCGCCGGCCGTTCGCCGAGACGGCCGAGCTGGCCCAGGCGATCCTCGACGCCCACGACCTGCGTGACGTCGTGATCCTGGCGCACTCGAAGGGCGGCGTCGTCGGCAAGACCATGATGCTCGACACCGACACGGGCGGCAGGATCACGAGGATGGTCGCCGTCAACAGCCCGTTCCAGGGGTCGCGCATGGCGCGTTACGTCCCCACCCGTGGTTTCCGGGTGTTCCGACCCGACGATCCGCACTTGACCCGCCTGGGCTCGCTCGTCGACGTCAACGCCCGCATCACCTCGGTGCACGCCGATTTCGACGGCCACGTGCCCGACGGCAGCCACCTCGAGGGGGCGGCGAATGTGCAGGTGCCGCTCGACGGGCACTTCCGGCCGCTGGGGCACCCGGTGGGGCGCGCCCTGATCGTGGCGGCTCTGCGCGGTGCCGACTCGAGCGCCCCGGCTACTCCGACTCGTCGATGAGCTCTTCGCGCACCCGGCGCAGGTCTTCGAGCAGCGACCCGACCAGGATCCAGTTCTCGGGCGGCCGCATCACCGAGAGAGGTGCGGTGAGGGCCGGCAACTCGACCGGGGCGGGGTTCACCCGCTCGCCGTGCGACGCCTCCACCTCGCGCTCGCGCACCAGCAGCCTCACGTCGTGCGCTGCTCGCCGCAGCTCGTCGGCGATGCCCTCGACGACGGGGTCGTCGATCAGCTCGGGGTCGTAGTTGTCGCGAAGGGTGCGAGTCATCGCGACGACCCGGTGCACGAGATTCGACAGCGCGCCGAGCTGCACCCGGTCGGCCTCCAGGATGCGACGCTGCTGCGTTGCGCGGGGATTGAGCGTCAGGCTCTCCTCGCCGGTCTTCACGGCGGCGGTCGCCCGCGCCTGAAGCGTGCGCAGCTCGCGCGCCCGCAGCAGCATGGCGTCGAGGTTCGGGCCCTCGGTGGGCCTCTCGAGGGCGCCGGCGAGGTCGTCGAGCGAGGTCGCCGTGTCGCGGGCGAGGCGGCCCAGGGCCAGATGCGCCGGCGCGACCAGCACCGGCGGCACGATGAGAGCGTTCACGGCGAGCGCCGTCGCCGCGCCGATGATCGTCTCGATGATCCGGTCGAACGCGTAGCCGGGCGTGACGGTGCCGACGACGAGCACGAGCATCGCCGAGATCGGCACCTGGGTCGACGACGTCGGTGTCAGCCGGAAGACCCAGGCCAGCAGGAGCGCCAGCACGATGGCGACCAGCACGATCCAGGTGAAGCGGTGGCCCAGCACGAGCCCGACCACGTAGGCGAGGGCGACGCCCATGACCACCCCGGCGCTGCGCTCGAGACCCCGACCGAACGACTGGTTGATGCTCGGTTGCACCACCAGCAGGGCGGCGATGGCCGCGAACGTCGGCAGCGACTGATGGAGGACGAGGAACGAGAGAGCCCAGGCCGCGCAGACCGCGATCGAGGTCTTGATCACCTGGAGAAAGGGAAGCCGATTGGGCTGGCGCAGTCGCGACACGAGACGTGCCGGATTGACGGCGGGAGGAACAGCCACCTCACGAGGGTAGCGACCCCGGGGGCGTCGGCACCCCGGCGAGTCGCCCGGCCAATCGTGACGAATCGTCGAGGTTCGGGTTGACTGCAGGTGTGTGGCCTGACTCCGGCGAGATCCTCCCCGCGGCGTTCGCCGACGACGGGCTCACCGTCGTGGCCTTCCGACCGCACTCGGTGGAGCCGTCCGGCGGGGGCTACCTCTTCGGCTACGAGGTCGACACGCTCGACGCCGACGGCCTCGCCTCCACCCTCCTGACCTACGTCGACACCGACCAGGCCTCCGTCGAGGCGTGCGTGCGCGACGGCGCGCCCGGGCCGACCGACGGGGGAGCGGTCGTGACCGACCCGGCGACCGGGCTGCCGGTGCGCGTGTGGTCCTACCCGTCGGATCCTGCGCTGCCCGCGCTCGCCGCCGTCACCTACCCCGAGCGCGTCGTCGAGTTGCTCGCCCAGGTCGGCATCGCCGTCTCGGAGCCCGAGCTGACCGTCGCCGCCTACCGGCCCGGCAAACGCGCCGTCATCCGGGTCGACGCCCGCGAGCGGACCCTCTTCGTCAAGGTCGTGCGGCCGTCGCGCGCCGAGCCCATCGCCGCGCAGCACGCCGCGTTCGCGGCGCAGGGGCTGCCCGTGCCCGGCGTGCTGGCAGTCCGGCCCGACGGGCTGCTCGTGCTCGAGCGCGTGCACGGGGTGCCCGCGGGCCTCCACGTCGTCGAGATCGCCGAGCGCCCCGGCTTCGTCGAACACCTCGTCGAACTGGGCCAGGCGGTCGCGTCGGTGCACCTGACCCAGCGGGCCCAGGCCGACGCCCTCGACAACGGGGCGTGGCACCGCCGATCGCTCGCGACGTCGCTGCCGGGCGACCAGCCCCGCATCCTGCGCCTCTATGACGAGATCGAGGCTCGCCGAGCGACCTGGTCGCCCGACGAACGCCAAGTCGTGCACGGCGACCTGCACCTCGAGCAGCTCTTCGTCGACGCCGACGACCCCACGCGGGTGACCGGGCTGCTCGACATCGACACGGCCGGCTGGGGGCACCCGGCACGCGACGCGGGGGCCCTCGTCGCCCACCTCGTCGTGACGGCGCAGTGGCACCGCGGCAACGGCGAGACCGCTGCGGCTCGGGCCTGTGAGCGCATCGCCGACGACGTCGTCGATTCGTGGATGACTCGCCTGCCCGCAATCGCCGACCGGCTGCCGACCACCATCGCCTCGCAGCTGCTCGCCCACGCCGGCGGGCAGGCGACGCTCGGCACCGACATCGGCCGGGCGAAGGCGCACCAGCTGATCGACGCCGCCGAGGGCACGCTGTGGCCGCGGGTGGCGGGTCAGGCCTCGGCGCCCGGTCAGGCCTCGGCGCCCGGTCAGGCCTCCGCGCCCGGTCAGGTTTCAGCCCCCGGGCCTAGCGTGGAGCAATGACGTCGCTCTGGCTGGACAGGCCCCGTACGATCCCCACCGACGAGTTCGAGCCGCTCGCGACCTACGACGACGTGATCGTCGGCGCCGGTCTCACCGGGCTCGTCACCGCCCTCCTCTTCGCCCGGCGCGGCCACACTGTCGCCGTGCTCGAGGCGCAGAACGTCGGCGGGCTCGCGACCGCGTCGTCGTCGGCGATGGTGAGCCTCCTGCAGGGCGCGCAGCTGCAGAAGATCCGCCGCCGCACCTACCAGGGCATCGTCGACGCCTACGTGCAGGGCAACCGCGAGGCCTTCGACTGGCTGATCGACTACGCCGAGACGGCCGGCGTCGACGTCGAACGCCGCGACGCCTACAGCTACGCCGTCGGGCGACGCGGCCTCGCTCGCATCGACGCCGAGTATCAGATCGGCCGGGCCGCGGGCCTCGACCTCGCCAAGACCGTCGACGTCGACGTGCCGTTCGCCACCATCGGCGCCGTCCGGCTGGCTGACCAGGCGCAGGTCGACCCGGTCGAGCTCGTGGCCGCGCTGGCCGCCGACGTACGCGCCCTCGGCGGCGTCATCGTCGAGAACGCCCACGTCACGGGCGTCGACGCGGGCGACCCGGCCGTCACGCACACTTCGCTCGGCGACGTCCGCTCCGAACGCGTTCACCTCACCACCGGCGCACCCATCCTCGACCGGGGCCTCTACTTCGCCAAGATCGCGCCGCGCCGCAGCTTCGGCATCGCGTTCGCCGACGTCGACGAGACCAACCTGCCGAGCGCGATGTACCAGTCGGTCGACGAGCCCAGTCGGTCGGTGCGCCGCTATCGCGACCAGCTCGTGGTGGGAGGAAACACGCACGGCACCGGGCGAGCCGCCTCCGAGAGCGCGCTGGCCGACGACCTCGCCCAGTGGACGGAGTCGCACTGGCCGAACGCCCGCGCCCGCCGCACCTGGAGCGGTCAGGACTACGCGACGCCGCACGGCGTGCCCTTCGTCGGCTATCTGCCCCGTGGCCGCGGCCGTATCTTCCTCGCCACCGGCTACGACTCGTGGGGCATGACGAACGCCGTGTCGGCCGCCCGCATGCTCGTCTCCGACGTGATGGGCGACAACTCCGACTGGATGACGGCCATCCACCACCGTGCGACCCTCCCTCCCGCGATCGCAGCCGGGCTCGGTGAGAACGCCGCGGTGGCCTGGTGGTTCGCCAAAGGCTGGGCCAAGGCCCTCACGAACCCGCTGCTGCCTGGCGAGACTCCGTCCGAAGGGCGCGGCCGCGTCGGCAGCGAGGGCTTCCGCCCCGTGGCGCGCTCGACCGTCGACGGAGCCACCTGCGCCGTCAGCGGCGCGTGCCCTCACCTCGCCGGCGTGGTCACCTGGAACGACCTCGAGCGCACCTGGGACTGCCCGCTGCACGGCAGCCGCTTCGCGCCCGACGGCGCCGTCCTCGAGGGCCCCGCCAAGCGAGGCCTCCGCGGCCTCGACTCCTGAGGGCGACGCGCCCGTTCGGGTGGTGGCGCCGGGGGTGGGCAGGGGCGTAAACTGCTGACAGCACCATCACCCGACACACCTTTCACAGGCTCGTCTCGAGTGGGGTGTCATGCGGATTCCGCTCTCGCGACAGTCGCCGTGAGCGCGGCGGGGTCATCGAATCCCGACACGTCGCATCCTGGGGCCGCCATCGCTGGCGTCTTCCAGTTGCATCACTCTGAGTGCCCGGTCGCCCCACGGCCCGGCACGGTCATTCCCGGCTTCGGGCGCGGGTTCGCAGGCGAGTCGCCGTGATCCTGATCCCAGGCAACACTGAGGAGGAGCCTTGGCTCGACCAGGCCAGCGCCAGTCCGGCGGTACTCGAACCGCCACCCGCTCCGGCAACCACCGCCGCGTGCGCGACCTCGACAACGACGGCATCATCCCCGTCCTCGCGAAGGCCGTGCGAGAGGTCGAGGCCGGTGCCCAGCGCGGCCCGGTCAAGCCCTCCGGTCGCACGAAGTTCCAGGTCGTCGCGCTGTTGATGCGCGAAGAGCGCGCCCGCGTCAAAGCGGACAAGACCATCACCGACGCCGATCGCGCCGAGCAGCTGAAGCGCCTCGACGGCGTCGCGACGATCCTCGCCAAGGCCGCCGCCCGCGATACTTCGCTCATCGCCCTGCTGGCCGAAGAGGCCGTCGTCTCCGACACGGCGAAGTCGCTGAAGCGCGACATGCTCATGGCCGCAGGCGCCGAGTTGACCCCCGACGACCTCATCATCACGACCGAGGCCGCGCCCGTCCCGGTCGCCACCGAGCGCCAGGTCGTGCCGCAGTCGGTCGTCTCGCGCCAGCTCGCGAACCCCTTCCTCGCCCCCGACTTCTCGCTGGCCGAGCACCGCGAGGCGCACCCGCGACGCCTCGCCAACTGGGAGCTCTTCGGGCCCCTCTTCAAGTCGTTCGAATACGGCGCCGGCGGCGTCTCGGCCTGCATGGCCCTGCCCGAGCCCACGTCCCTCCGCGCCCCCGGCGGCGTCCAGCTGATGCGCCACCAGGCCCAGGTCGTCGAGTCCGCCCGCGAGGGCCACCGCACCTTCCTCCTCGCCGACGAGCCCGGCCTCGGCAAGACCGCCCAGTCGCTGCTCGCCGCTCAGGCCGCCGACGCCTACCCGCTTCTCGTGGTCGTGCCCAACGTCGTCAAGACGAACTGGGCCCGCGAGGTCGGGCTGTGGACGCCCTCCCGCACCGCCACCGTGATCCACGGCGACGGCCACAACATCGACGGCTTCGCCGACATCGTCATCGTCAACTACGAGGTGCTCGACCGCCACGTCGGCTGGCTCGGCGACCTCGGTTTCCGCGGCATGGTCGTCGACGAGGCGCACTTCATCAAGAACAAAGAGTCGCAGCGTTCGCGCAACGTCCTGGCGCTCTCCGCGAAGATCCGGGCTCGCCTGGCGAACCCGCTGCTCATGGCGCTCACCGGCACCCCGCTCATCAACGACATCGAAGACTTCCGGGCCATCTGGCAGTTCCTCGGCTGGATCGACGACAAGAAGCCCGGGCCTGCGCTCATGGAGGCCCTCGAAGAGACCGGCCTCACCCCGGCCGAGCCCGGCTTCTTCGCCTCCGCCCGCGCCAGCGTCATCGACCTCGGCATCGTTCGCCGCCGCAAGGTCGACGTCGCAGCAGACATCCCCGCCCGCCGCATCGCCGATCTTCCCGTCGAGCTCGACGACGAGGCCGGCCGCTCGATCCGCGAGGCCGAGCGCGAGCTCTCGAAGAAGCTCGTGGCCCGCTACCAGCAGGCGCTCGCCACGCGCACCTCGGGTGTCCGCGTCGAGGGCATCGACCACGACCTGGTGCGCCAGGTCGCCAAGTGGGAGCTCGAAGACGGCGACACCGCCAAGACCGGCGAGAACGTGTTCAGCATGGTGCGCAGGATCGGCCAGGCCAAGGCCGGTCTCGCAGCCGACTACACCGCGCAACTGGCTCGCAACGTCGGCAAGGTCGTCTTCTTCGCGAAGCACATCGACGTCATGGACACAGCCTCAGAGGTGTTCGCGAAGCGCGGCATCTCCTACGCGTCGATCCGCGGCGACCAGACCCCGACCGTGCGCCAGAAAAACATCGACGCCTTCGTGAACGACCCCTCGGTCGAGGTCGTCGTCTGCTCGCTGACGGCCGCCGGCGTCGGCCTCAACCTGCAGGTCGCCTCCAACGTGGTGCTCGCCGAGCTCTCGTGGACGGACGCCGAGCAGACACAGGCCATCGACCGCGTGCACCGCATCGGCCAGGAGGAGCCCGTGACCGCGTGGCGCGTCATCGCCGCGCAGACCATCGACATGAAGATCGCCGAGCTGATCGACTCGAAGGCCGGGCTCGCCGCAAGGGCCCTCGACGGGTCGGACGAAGAGATCACGAGTTCGGCGGACGTGCAGCTGGGCGCGCTCGTCGCCCTCCTCACCGAGGCGCTCGAGGCGTCGCCGTCGGCGCGCCGCGCCGCCCCCCAGCGCCGCCGCTAGCCCCGCGTCTCGCCGCCCCGCCCCGCCCCGCGCCCCGCCCGCCCCGCCCCGCCCCGCAGGGCAGGAATCCGCTTTCACGCAAAATGCCCGAACTAGTCACGGTGTTCTGCATGAGATCGGATTCATGCTCGCACAGGCACGCCGTGCTGGCGGAGCAGGCTGGGCAGGGCTCCTGGCGTGACGACGTCACGCCACGTCCAGCGCACGAACCCGTCGACTTCCGGGTGGGCCCTGAGCCAGTTCTCGCGGTCCTTCTCTCGGATGACGACTTCCTCCGGCGGCAACCCGGACCACCTCTCGGAGTCGCGGTACTTCGTGTTCCCGTCGAACTCGCCCACGACGCGGACGTCGTCCCAATAGAAATCGACATCGGCCTTCTGCCCGAGAGGCCCACGAAACGACCGCTGCAGACAAGGAACAGCGACGCCCGTCTCGTGCATGACGACACGGCTGAGGGATTCGCCGGGGCGGTTCGCCTTCGCTGAAGCGAACTCGATGGCGGTCGCCGCCTTTGCTCGGCCACGGGTCGACGTCCGGCGAGCCAGTCGGTCCTGCAGGGCGTCGGGCGACGCCAAACCCGTGCGGTAGGCGTGGTCGAGTGAGACGACCGCCTGCCGGAACGTAGCGGAGACCGCCAGATCGAGAGCCGTCCGCTCTGGTGACGTGACGAGCACGCCGTACCGTTCGACGACGTCCCCGTCGGGGAGCGCGCCTGCGTGACGCTGTACATATCTGCCCACCTTGCCGGTCGAAAGGGCCGGGTCGAGGACGTGGGTGCGAGCGGGCCAGGGGCCGAGCCGCGGGAAGCCCCAGAAGGCCGCGGCCGAGGCGTGGGACACGACGACAGGGGAGGAGCGCAGGCACGAAACGGCGGCGATCGCCGTCATGGCGTGGCGAGAGGCGGGGTCGAAGGAGTCCCAGTCGGAGCGGCGCAGATAGCGCCCCGCCGTCAAGCGGACGAGGTCGCCGCGGAGGTGCGCGCGGCGCACGGTGGTGTCGTCGAACGTCGAGCGCACGAGCAGCGAGGGGTCGGGGGTGGGAGCAGGCGATGGCATCCTGCGACCCTGCCCGGTGCCCGAGCGACGCGCGGTGCCGCGAGAGGCGCCCTGTGGAGAGAAGTCCGGCAAACGCGCTTTTGGGGACAACGCCAGGCCGACGCGAGTTCACTCGAGGCATGCCCGAATTCACCGGATACGCCCACGTCGCGCTCACCGTCACCGATCACGCGCAGAGCGTGCCCTTTTACGAGACGGTTTTCGAGGCGAGCCCCGTCACCGAGCTCGTCACCGACGGCTTCGTCCGCAAGATCTTCGCCGTCGGCGGCGGGCAGGTCTTCGGTGTGACCGAGTACGGCGAGAAGAAGCCGGGTCGCTTCGACTACCTGCTGCCGGGCCTCGACCACGTGAGCTTCACGGTGCCCAGCCGGGTCGGGGTCCTCGCGCTGCAACAGCGGCTCGAGGCCGCGGGAATCGCCGGCGACCTCACGGACGCTCCCTACGGCACGGTGCTCAACATCAAGGACCCCGACGGCAACGCGGTCGAGTTCATCGGCCCATCCGCTGACTGACCCGCGGGCGATACCGCCTCGATCGAAGCTCTGCTAGCGTCGCGGCCATGACCGTGAAGGGGGCGACGAAGCCGCGCAGGATCACGAAACGGGCCGACATCGCGGAGGGTTGGCGTCTCTTCCGGCCGTTCGCCGACGAGGTGCTGACGTCGCGCCGCCGACGGGCTCTGCTCGGCTCCGCATCGGCGGTGGGGGTGGTCGTATCGGCGGCGTCGCACCTGCTCTACGCCCGGACGGATGTCGCGAACGAGGCGGGCGCCATCCTGCTGGCCTTGGCGACCGGGGTCTTCGCCGCTCAGATCGTCTCATGGGTGCTGCTGCGCCTCTGGCGACCGCCTGTCGGCGAGGTCGAACGCGTGAAAGGCGCAGGATCCATGCCGGGCGACTTCTCGGACGACGAGATCCGTCGCGCGTGGGCCGAGGGGCGCGAGCCGCAGACGCCCATCGCCAAGCGACTGGCCGCGGCGGACCGCGCACGGATCTACCGGGCGATCGCGCCGCGGACGATCGTGGGCACCCTCGCCGGGGCGACGTGGTTCGTGCCGTTCGTTCTGGCCGCCATCGCGCTGCTGCCTCACCTCGGCGTCTTCGCCGGTGCGTTCGGCGCGATCACCACCGTCGTGACGCCGTTCACTCTGCTCGCGGCGCTCGGGCGCACGACAGCCGCAATCGAGACGGCGCCCGACGTGCCCGACCATCTCGAGGCCGACGGCCGTCGGAAGTCTCAGCCGCGTCGCATCCTGGGGACGGATCACCCGGACGACTACACGTAGCAGCCCTCAAACGGGTTACGCCGCGAGCTTGGCCTTCACATCGGCGAGCGACGGATTCGTCGCGCTCGAGCCATCGGGGAAGATCACGGTCGGCACCGTCTGGTTGCCGCCGTTGACGCTCTCGACGATCTCGGCCGTGCCGGGCACCTCTTCGATGTTGACCTCGGTGAAGTCGATGCCGTCTTTGGTCAGCTGCTGCTTGAGGCGGGCGCAGTAGCCGCACCAGCCGGTCGAGAACATCGTGATGGTCCCGGCGGCGGGGACGTATTCAGTGGGAGCAGGCATGACTCCAGAGTACGCGTCGAGATGCGGAGTTCACTAGGAGGAAGACACGCAGACCGCCCGACCGAAAGGCCCACCCATGGCAGAGACCATCGCCGACCAGCTCATCGCCCAGCTCGTGGCCGCGGGGGTGAAGCGCATCTACGGCATCGTCGGCGACAGCCTCAACCCCGTCGTCGACGCGGTGCGACGTACCGGGGGCTCCGCCAAGGGCGGCATCGACTGGATCCACGTGCGGCACGAGGAGGCAGCGGCGTTCATGGCCTCCGCCGACGCGCAGCTGACGGGCGAGCTCGCGGTGTGCGCAGGATCCTGCGGGCCGGGCAACCTCCACCTGATCAACGGCCTGTACGACGCGCACCGCTCGGGCGGGCCGGTGCTCGCCATCGCCAGCCACATCCCCGCGTCGCAGATCGGCATGTCGTACTTCCAAGAGACGCACCCCGACCGGCTCTTCACCGAGTGCTCGGGCTACTCCGAGATGATCTCGACCGCCGAGCAGGCGCCTCGCGTGGTCGCGAGCGCCATCCGGCACACACTCGCGGGCAACGGGGTGAGCGTGATCACGCTGCCCGGCGACATCGCGGAGTTCGAGGCGGGCGGGCATGTTCCGGCGTACGTGGCGACGCGCCCGGCCCGTCTGGTGCCGGATCCTCACGACCTGGAGGCTCTCGCGGACGCCCTGAACCAGGCGAAGGCGGTGGCGATGTTCGTCGGCGCCGGGGCGATCGGGTCGC
This window encodes:
- a CDS encoding phosphotransferase family protein codes for the protein MWPDSGEILPAAFADDGLTVVAFRPHSVEPSGGGYLFGYEVDTLDADGLASTLLTYVDTDQASVEACVRDGAPGPTDGGAVVTDPATGLPVRVWSYPSDPALPALAAVTYPERVVELLAQVGIAVSEPELTVAAYRPGKRAVIRVDARERTLFVKVVRPSRAEPIAAQHAAFAAQGLPVPGVLAVRPDGLLVLERVHGVPAGLHVVEIAERPGFVEHLVELGQAVASVHLTQRAQADALDNGAWHRRSLATSLPGDQPRILRLYDEIEARRATWSPDERQVVHGDLHLEQLFVDADDPTRVTGLLDIDTAGWGHPARDAGALVAHLVVTAQWHRGNGETAAARACERIADDVVDSWMTRLPAIADRLPTTIASQLLAHAGGQATLGTDIGRAKAHQLIDAAEGTLWPRVAGQASAPGQASAPGQASAPGQVSAPGPSVEQ
- a CDS encoding Dps family protein, which produces MFQGSGKLHDSMQAVLVDLIELHIQGKQAHWNLLGSNFRDLHLQLDEIVDAARGFSDEVAERMRAVYLVPDGRSSTVTKQTSLPEFPEGPVETTAVVDLIVERMYSATDTMRKVHDDVDDEDPTTADVLHSILERLEQLAWMTGAENRHPEKDAKTKATRERDEKADEVGLDRVGAVANS
- a CDS encoding triacylglycerol lipase, which produces MRRGGVLHYARMLPFDYQYALRIHARSLLGSSVPAAYREGDGFPILLLPGVYERWTSLRWFADRMNAEGHPIVVVPGMAHNRRPFAETAELAQAILDAHDLRDVVILAHSKGGVVGKTMMLDTDTGGRITRMVAVNSPFQGSRMARYVPTRGFRVFRPDDPHLTRLGSLVDVNARITSVHADFDGHVPDGSHLEGAANVQVPLDGHFRPLGHPVGRALIVAALRGADSSAPATPTRR
- a CDS encoding DEAD/DEAH box helicase, whose product is MARPGQRQSGGTRTATRSGNHRRVRDLDNDGIIPVLAKAVREVEAGAQRGPVKPSGRTKFQVVALLMREERARVKADKTITDADRAEQLKRLDGVATILAKAAARDTSLIALLAEEAVVSDTAKSLKRDMLMAAGAELTPDDLIITTEAAPVPVATERQVVPQSVVSRQLANPFLAPDFSLAEHREAHPRRLANWELFGPLFKSFEYGAGGVSACMALPEPTSLRAPGGVQLMRHQAQVVESAREGHRTFLLADEPGLGKTAQSLLAAQAADAYPLLVVVPNVVKTNWAREVGLWTPSRTATVIHGDGHNIDGFADIVIVNYEVLDRHVGWLGDLGFRGMVVDEAHFIKNKESQRSRNVLALSAKIRARLANPLLMALTGTPLINDIEDFRAIWQFLGWIDDKKPGPALMEALEETGLTPAEPGFFASARASVIDLGIVRRRKVDVAADIPARRIADLPVELDDEAGRSIREAERELSKKLVARYQQALATRTSGVRVEGIDHDLVRQVAKWELEDGDTAKTGENVFSMVRRIGQAKAGLAADYTAQLARNVGKVVFFAKHIDVMDTASEVFAKRGISYASIRGDQTPTVRQKNIDAFVNDPSVEVVVCSLTAAGVGLNLQVASNVVLAELSWTDAEQTQAIDRVHRIGQEEPVTAWRVIAAQTIDMKIAELIDSKAGLAARALDGSDEEITSSADVQLGALVALLTEALEASPSARRAAPQRRR
- a CDS encoding mycoredoxin; this translates as MPAPTEYVPAAGTITMFSTGWCGYCARLKQQLTKDGIDFTEVNIEEVPGTAEIVESVNGGNQTVPTVIFPDGSSATNPSLADVKAKLAA
- a CDS encoding FAD-dependent oxidoreductase; protein product: MTSLWLDRPRTIPTDEFEPLATYDDVIVGAGLTGLVTALLFARRGHTVAVLEAQNVGGLATASSSAMVSLLQGAQLQKIRRRTYQGIVDAYVQGNREAFDWLIDYAETAGVDVERRDAYSYAVGRRGLARIDAEYQIGRAAGLDLAKTVDVDVPFATIGAVRLADQAQVDPVELVAALAADVRALGGVIVENAHVTGVDAGDPAVTHTSLGDVRSERVHLTTGAPILDRGLYFAKIAPRRSFGIAFADVDETNLPSAMYQSVDEPSRSVRRYRDQLVVGGNTHGTGRAASESALADDLAQWTESHWPNARARRTWSGQDYATPHGVPFVGYLPRGRGRIFLATGYDSWGMTNAVSAARMLVSDVMGDNSDWMTAIHHRATLPPAIAAGLGENAAVAWWFAKGWAKALTNPLLPGETPSEGRGRVGSEGFRPVARSTVDGATCAVSGACPHLAGVVTWNDLERTWDCPLHGSRFAPDGAVLEGPAKRGLRGLDS
- a CDS encoding aromatic acid exporter family protein → MAVPPAVNPARLVSRLRQPNRLPFLQVIKTSIAVCAAWALSFLVLHQSLPTFAAIAALLVVQPSINQSFGRGLERSAGVVMGVALAYVVGLVLGHRFTWIVLVAIVLALLLAWVFRLTPTSSTQVPISAMLVLVVGTVTPGYAFDRIIETIIGAATALAVNALIVPPVLVAPAHLALGRLARDTATSLDDLAGALERPTEGPNLDAMLLRARELRTLQARATAAVKTGEESLTLNPRATQQRRILEADRVQLGALSNLVHRVVAMTRTLRDNYDPELIDDPVVEGIADELRRAAHDVRLLVREREVEASHGERVNPAPVELPALTAPLSVMRPPENWILVGSLLEDLRRVREELIDESE
- a CDS encoding VOC family protein is translated as MPEFTGYAHVALTVTDHAQSVPFYETVFEASPVTELVTDGFVRKIFAVGGGQVFGVTEYGEKKPGRFDYLLPGLDHVSFTVPSRVGVLALQQRLEAAGIAGDLTDAPYGTVLNIKDPDGNAVEFIGPSAD